A window of Microbacterium sp. Root61 genomic DNA:
TGCTCGACCGCGGGATCCACGCGCTCCGAACCCGGACGGGTCGACTCGCCGCCGACGTCGAGGAGGTGGGCGCCCGCCGCACGCAGTCGCAGTCCGTGCGCGATCGCGGCCGCGGGGTCGAGGAAGCGCCCGCCGTCGCTGAAGGAATCCGGGGTGACGTTGACGACCCCCATGATGAGGGTGCTCATGGCCGAGTGGCCCCGATGAGTGCGACCAGCTCGGCGCGGGCGGCGGGCTCGGCGAGCTCTCCGCGTGCCGCGATCGTCACGGTCGAGGCATCCGTCTGTCGATCCCCGCGCATCGTGACGCACTCGTGCACGGCGTCGAGGACGACGAACACACCGCGCGCGTCGATCGACCCGGCGATGGTGTCGGCGATCTGCTCGCCGAGGCGCTCCTGCACCTGCGGGCGGGAGGCGAGGATGTCGACGACACGGGGCAGCGCGCCGAGTCCGACGACCTGCTCACCCGGCAGGTAGGCGATGTGCGCGTGCCCGCGGAACGGCAGCAGGTGGTGCTCGCAGACCGACCGGAAGCGGATGTCGCGCAGCATCACGGCACCGGATGGCAGGGTGTCCGGCGCCGGGCCGCGCGACACGGAGATCGTGTGCATCAGAGGAGTCGCGGCATCCACCCCGACGCCGCCGAAGAACTCCCCGTAGGCGTCCGCGACGCGACTCGGGGTCAGGCGTAGACCCGGACGATCGGGGTCCTCACCGATCGCCTCGAGCAGTTCACGCACCAGCGCAGCAACGCGCTCACGATCGACAGGCACGAAGTCGAGCCTACGCGGTCGCGGGGCGCGCCTGCCCGCTCGGGCGGCGGCGCGGAGCCTTCTCGGCGGCTTCCTCCGCCTCGACGGACGCGACCAGACCGACCTCTTCCTGGCGACGCGGCACGTCCACCGGCGGCACCTTCGAAACCGGACGCTCGCTGCTGGAGAGCCACTGCGGGCGCGGCGGGAGGCGCTTGATGTCGGTGAAGATCTCGGCGAGCTCGAGGTGGTCGAGCGTCTCCTTCTCGAGCAGCTCGAGGGCGAGACGGTCGAGGATGTCGCGGTTCGCGTTGATGACCTCGTACGCCTCGTTGTGCGCCTGCTCGATGAGCGCGCGCACCTCGGTGTCGACCCGCTCGGCGACGCGCTCGGAGTACTCGCGACCGTGACCCATGTCGCGTCCCATGAAGACCTCGCCGCTGGACTGGCCCAGCTTGACCGGTCCGACATCCGTCGTCATGCCGTACTCGGTGACCATCTTGCGGGCGATGCCGGTGGCCTTCTCGATGTCGTTCGAGGCACCCGTGGTGGGGTCGTGGAAGACGATCTCCTCGGCGACGCGGCCGCCCATCGCATAGGCGAGCTGGTCCTGCAGCTCGTTGCGGGTGATCGAGTACTTGTCGTCGAGCGGCAGCACCATCGTGTAGCCGAGGGCCTTGCCTCGGGGCAGGATCGTGACCTTGGTGACGGGGTCGGTGTGGTTCATCGCCGCCGCCGCGAGTGCGTGTCCGCCCTCGTGGTACGCGGTGATGAGCTTCTCCTTGTCCTTCATCACGCGGGTGCGACGCTGCGGACCGGCGATGACGCGGTCGATCGCCTCGTCCAGGGCGCGGTTGTCGATGAGCTGGGCGTTGGAGCGCGCGGTGAGCAGCGCGGCCTCGTTCAGCACGTTCGCGAGGTCGGCGCCGGTGAAGCCCGGCGTCTTGCGCGCGACGACTTCGAGGTCGACGCCGTCGGCGAGGGGCTTGCCGCGGCCGTGCACCTCGAGGATCTTCTTGCGGCCCTTGAGGTCGGGCGCGTCCACGCCGATCTGACGGTCGAAGCGACCGGGGCGCAGCAGCGCCGGGTCGAGGATGTCGGGGCGGTTGGTCGCCGCGATGACGATGACGTTGACCTTGGGGTCGAAGCCGTCCATCTCGACGAGCATCTGGTTCAGCGTCTGCTCGCGCTCGTCGTGCCCGCCGCCCATGCCGGCGCCGCGGTGACGGCCAACGGCGTCGATCTCGTCGATGAAGATGATCGCAGGGCTGGATTCCTTGGCCTGGTTGAACAGGTCGCGCACACGGGATGCGCCGACACCGACGAACATCTCGACGAAGTCCGAACCGGAGATCGAGTAGAACGGCACGCCGGCCTCACCGGCGACGGCGCGGGCGAGCAGCGTCTTGCCCGTTCCGGGAGGGCCGTACAGCAGCACGCCCTTCGGGATCCGAGCGCCGACCGCCTGGAACCTCGTGGGGTCCTTCAGGAAGTCCTTGATCTCCTGCATCTCCTCGATGGCCTCGTCCGAGCCCGCGACATCCGCGAAGGTCACCGTCGGCGACTCCTTCGAGACGAGCTTCGCCTTGGACTTGCCGAACTGCATGACCTTGCTGCCGCCACCCTGGGCGCTGGACATCAGGAACCAGAACAACAGACCCAGCAACAGGATCGGCAGGAGGAGGGAGAGGATGCCGTCGAACCAGCTCGGACGCGGCACTGCGTCGTTGAAGCCGTCCTTGGGGTCGGCCGCGTTGACGGCGTCGACCACTTCGCCGGCACGCGCGTCGACGTAGTAGAACTGCACGTCGCTCGCGCCCTCGAACGGCGATGAGAGCTTCATGTCGACGCGCTGATCGCCGTCGGTGTTGACCACCTCGGTGACGGTGCTGCCCTTGAGCAGCTCCAGTCCCTGCTGGGTGGAGATCTGCTTCGCGCCGCCCAGGCTCGAGATGAGCGAGAAGCCCACGATGAGGAACACGCCGATCAGGAGCACGTAGATGAGCGGATTGCGTGTGATCTTCTTGAAGTCCATGGTGCGGGCGACGCCCGTTCCCTTTCGTCGACGAGCCGCGCGAACGCGGTGAACTCAGGGTATCGCGCTCCCGCTATGGCGTTACTGTGCATTCGCCCATGGCGTACAGGGCAGATGCTGGGTGTTCCGCCCCGCTCCACACCCGCCGAGCTCGCAGAAAGTGCGCGCTCAAGACGGCGTGAGCGCGCACTTTATGCGAGCTCGCGAGAAGACGCTCAGGC
This region includes:
- the ftsH gene encoding ATP-dependent zinc metalloprotease FtsH produces the protein MDFKKITRNPLIYVLLIGVFLIVGFSLISSLGGAKQISTQQGLELLKGSTVTEVVNTDGDQRVDMKLSSPFEGASDVQFYYVDARAGEVVDAVNAADPKDGFNDAVPRPSWFDGILSLLLPILLLGLLFWFLMSSAQGGGSKVMQFGKSKAKLVSKESPTVTFADVAGSDEAIEEMQEIKDFLKDPTRFQAVGARIPKGVLLYGPPGTGKTLLARAVAGEAGVPFYSISGSDFVEMFVGVGASRVRDLFNQAKESSPAIIFIDEIDAVGRHRGAGMGGGHDEREQTLNQMLVEMDGFDPKVNVIVIAATNRPDILDPALLRPGRFDRQIGVDAPDLKGRKKILEVHGRGKPLADGVDLEVVARKTPGFTGADLANVLNEAALLTARSNAQLIDNRALDEAIDRVIAGPQRRTRVMKDKEKLITAYHEGGHALAAAAMNHTDPVTKVTILPRGKALGYTMVLPLDDKYSITRNELQDQLAYAMGGRVAEEIVFHDPTTGASNDIEKATGIARKMVTEYGMTTDVGPVKLGQSSGEVFMGRDMGHGREYSERVAERVDTEVRALIEQAHNEAYEVINANRDILDRLALELLEKETLDHLELAEIFTDIKRLPPRPQWLSSSERPVSKVPPVDVPRRQEEVGLVASVEAEEAAEKAPRRRPSGQARPATA
- the folE gene encoding GTP cyclohydrolase I gives rise to the protein MPVDRERVAALVRELLEAIGEDPDRPGLRLTPSRVADAYGEFFGGVGVDAATPLMHTISVSRGPAPDTLPSGAVMLRDIRFRSVCEHHLLPFRGHAHIAYLPGEQVVGLGALPRVVDILASRPQVQERLGEQIADTIAGSIDARGVFVVLDAVHECVTMRGDRQTDASTVTIAARGELAEPAARAELVALIGATRP